CTCCTACGCCCTCTTTCAAGACTAAACCGAACGCATTCCAGAATTGTTGGTACTGTTCGGCATTATCTTTCGCCAGTTTTTCCAACATTTGTAAGGCACGTTTGGTTAGCGCAGAGCGGAGTGACTGAGTGACTTTGTTCTCTTGCAAAATTTCACGGCTGACGTTAAGTGGTAAGTCGTTGGTATCCAACAATCCACGCATAAAGCGAAGATAATTCGGCATAAAGACTTCCGCATCGTCCATAATAAACACACGTTGCACATAGAGTTTTAAGCCGTGTTTTTGTTCACGCTGGAACAGATCCCACGGGGCTTTGCTTGGCACATAAAGCAGGCTGGTATATTCTTGTTTGCCTTCAACTTTATTGTGTGACCAAATTAACGGATCGGCAAAATCGTGGCTGATGTGTTTGTAGAACTCTTTGTATTCTTCATCAGAAATCTCATTTTTAGAGCGAGTCCAAAGTGCTTGAGCTTTGTTAATTTTTTCCCATTTGGTGCCGGTTTCTTTGCCTTCGTCATCATACTCTTTGGTTTGAATTTCCACCGCTAAACCGATATGGTCAGAGTATTTACCGATAATGTCACGCAAACGCCATTCGCTTAAAAACTCTTTTTCATCGTCACGCAAGTGTAAAATCACGTCCGTACCACATCCTGCTTTTTCAATATCGGCAACGGTGTAATCGCCTTCGCCTGCCGATTCCCACAATACGCCTTGAGTTGCATCACTGCCTGCGGCACGGGTGCGAACAGTCACTTTATCGGCAACGATAAAAGACGAATAGAAGCCCACACCGAATTGACCGATTAATTGGCTGTCTTTCGCTTGGTCTGAACCGAGTGTATTTAAAAACTCTTTAGTGCCTGATTTGGCAATAGTACCCAGATGATCGATTACTTGCTCACGGTTCATACCGATACCGTTATCGCTGATTGTGATGGTGCCTAAGGTTTCATCAATACTAATACGCACACGCAACTCACCGTCGCCTTCATAAAGTTCAGGTTGAGAAAGGGCTTTGAAACGTAATTTATCAGCAGCGTCTGACGCATTGGAAATTAACTCACGCAAAAAGATCTCTTTATTAGAATAGAGTGAGTGGATCATTAATTGAAGCAGTTGTTTGACTTCCGACTGAAAGCCACGGGTTTCTTGGTTTGTACTCATAATTTTCCTTTTATGTTTATCACAAAAAAATAACGCCCTACTAAATAGGGCGTTATTCTTAAATTTCAAGGGAATTATTCATCTTCCGTAAAACGTTTTGCTTTATATTTTGGATTCATCAAGTTTTCGACCGA
Above is a genomic segment from Actinobacillus indolicus containing:
- the htpG gene encoding molecular chaperone HtpG yields the protein MSTNQETRGFQSEVKQLLQLMIHSLYSNKEIFLRELISNASDAADKLRFKALSQPELYEGDGELRVRISIDETLGTITISDNGIGMNREQVIDHLGTIAKSGTKEFLNTLGSDQAKDSQLIGQFGVGFYSSFIVADKVTVRTRAAGSDATQGVLWESAGEGDYTVADIEKAGCGTDVILHLRDDEKEFLSEWRLRDIIGKYSDHIGLAVEIQTKEYDDEGKETGTKWEKINKAQALWTRSKNEISDEEYKEFYKHISHDFADPLIWSHNKVEGKQEYTSLLYVPSKAPWDLFQREQKHGLKLYVQRVFIMDDAEVFMPNYLRFMRGLLDTNDLPLNVSREILQENKVTQSLRSALTKRALQMLEKLAKDNAEQYQQFWNAFGLVLKEGVGEDFANKNQVAALIRFASTHTDSSEQAVSLSDYIARMKEGQKAIYFLTADSYQAAKNSPHLELFNKKGIEVLLLSDRIDEWFISHLTEFDGKPLQSITKSDLDLGDLADKAEEETQKAQEAEFASFLERAKGYLGERVKKVVLTHRLTDTPAVVSTDSDEMTTQMAKLFAAMGQQAPEVKYTFELNPEHSMVKRVADIADEAEFNDWIELLFEQALLAERGTLENPTAFIKRMNKLLGN